In Ornithinibacter aureus, the genomic stretch ACCGAACTGCCCGCGCTCGTCGTCGTGCTCGTCGACGACAGCGGCACGACGAGGCTCAGGGCCTGGTCGGAGGAGACCTTTCGCATCGTCGACAGGATCCGGTAGGAGTCCAGCAGCGAGGTGTCCTCGCCCACGACGACGCTTGACGTCGCCGTGTGGGTGAATCCCCACCAGCGCCAGGGGAGGAGCACCGTCGACGGCCTCGCGGCCTGCTTCATGACGGCGCCGAGGAACTGACGCTGTCGCTCCGCGCGCCCGAGGTCGCCGCGAGGGTCGGAGTAGCGCGCCCGGACGTAGCGAGCGCGTTCTTGCCGTCCAACTCCTGGCAGCCGGCCGGTGGAGGCCGACATCGAGGCGCTCATCGCGCACGGCCTCGACTACTGCATGGTCGCGGTGCCGACGGCCTACCACGAGCAGGTGGGGCTGGCCCTGGCCGAGGCCGGCGTGCACGCGATGATCGAGAAGCCGCTCGCCCAGGACACCCGCTCGGCGACGGCAGTGGCCTTGGCGTTCTCCGCCCGGGGGCTCGTCGGCGCCGTCGGGCACATCGAGCGCTACAACCCGGCTCTGCAGCAGGCTCGTTCACGCATCGAGGCGGGCGAGCTCGGTCACATCTACCAGGTCGTGACGCGGCGCCAGGGGCCCTTCCCCGCGCGGATCGCCGACGTCGGCGTCGTCAAGGACCTCGGCACGCACGACATCGACCTCACGGCCTGGGTGACCCAGCAGGAGTACGCCTCGGTCGCCGCCCGCACCACCCACCGCTCGGGTCGTGAGCACGAGGACATGGTCGCCGTCGTGGGCCAGCTCGCCGGCGGCACGATCACGAGCCACCTCGTCAACTGGCTCTCGCCGTTCAGGGAGCGCGTCACGGTCATTACCGGTAGCAAGGGCTCGTTCGTCGCTGACACCCTCAGGCCGACCTGACCTTTCACGCCAACGGTGAGATCGAGCAGGCATGGGACGCCATCTCCAAGTTCAGGGGGTCTCCGAGGGCGACGTCGTCCGCTACGCCATCCCGAAGCCGGAGCCGCTCAGGGTTGAGCACGAGCAGTTCCGCGACGCCGTCCTCGGCTTCGACGCCGATATCGTGACGATGGAGCAGGGGCTGCGCACAGTGCTCGTCGCGGGGGCCTGCTTGGAGTCGGCCCGTACCGGCAGCACCATCGCGATCGACACCTGACGCGCAGGCCCGGCGATCAGGCTCCGGCCGCGCGAAGCACGACGTCGGCGGCGGTCGCGGCGACGGCCCGCTGGCTGGCGTGCGCGACCGTCCACGCCGTGAGCCGCTCCCGGTCCTCCGGGGTGGGCGGCACCACGAGGGCGCTGCGTAGCGCGGCGGCCACCTCGTCGACGTCCCACCGACAGGCCCAGCCGAGCCGGTGCTCGACGACCATCGCCGATCCCGGACCCGGTCCGGCGTAGACCACGGGCGCACCGCACGCCGTGGCGGCGAACATCTTCGTCGGGAAGGCGTAGTTGTACCCGACGTTCGGGTGGAGCGAGGCGAGGCCCGCCCGGGCCGTCGTCATGGCTCGCGCCACGACCGCACCGGGCACCACGCCGTGGAACTCGACCCGGCCGGGGACGAGCCGCGCGGCGAGGGCACGCAGCTCATCCTCCTGCGTGCCCTGACCGAAGACGACGAGTCGGGCGTGGGGGACCTCGTCGGCGACCCGGGCGAACGCCTCGACGAAGACTGACGCCCCGTGCACCTCCGACATGGTGCCGGCGTAGACAACGGTGGGAGGGCTGGCGTCGATGGCATCCCCGGCCTGCGCGACGGGCGCGACGGGCGCGAACACTTCGGTGTCGACTCCCGTGCCCACCACCGGGACGGGCACCCGCCCGCGGGTCAGGCGGCGCACCTCCTCCGCGACACCCTCCGACACGGCCAGCACCTCGACCGCGCCCCCCATGGCGAAGCGTTCGACCCGGCGCAGCACGCGCACCACTGCGTGGGGCACGCCGATGCCCTCGGCGGCGGTGGAGGAGACGTCACCCGCGTAGTAGACGTACGGCACCCGGCGCAGGGTAGTGGCCAGGCGCACCACCGTGCCCGTGGTCGGTGGGGGCTCGACGACCACGACGTCTGGTCGTCGGCGGAGCAGCAACCGCAGCAGCAGGGGGCCGTCGAAGCTGGCGAACTGGACGTAACCCCTCACGTTGCCGCCCGCGTCGCGCAGCACGGGCCACCGCGACGCACGCACGCCCGGGGCGTCGGAGGGCACCTGGCCGTGCGGGGGCCGGGTGGTGACGACGTCGACCTCGACACCCCGGTCGGTCAGCGCCCGGGCCAGAGCACCGAGGCGGTATGCCGCGGCGCCGGACTCCGGTGGGAAGAGGCGGCTCGCGATGGCGACCCGGGTGGCACCCGGGGGACGGCGACGGCTCATGCGGGGATGGGGACGCACGTGGGTTCCGGTGGCGCCGATGAGGGTGCGGCAGGAGCGTCGACAGTGTCCACGAGGTGGCACTCTATCGCCCGGGCGGGGCGTCGCCGACGGGGTGGGGCGGGGGCGACGTGCGCCGCCCGTGAGGCGCTAGGGTCGCGGTGACGAACCCTGGAAAGGACCCGTACCCGATGCCGAGGACACCCCGCACGTGGACCGTGCGACCCGGGACCGCCGAGGACGCCTCGGCGCTGCAAGAGCCCTTCCACGTCGTGTTCGCTCACGATCGGGGCGAGGAGCACCACTCCTGGAAGTTCGATGCCAACCCCGCTGGCCCACCCGTGCTCGCTGTCGCCGAGGACGACGGGCGGCTCGTGGGGCAGTACGCCCTGTGGCCGGTCCGGCTGGCGGTCGGGTCGGAGGTGCTTCTCGGCGCGCAGTCGCTCGACACGATGACCCATCCCGACTACCGCGGGCAGGGCATGTTCACCACGCTGGCCAAGGAGGCGATGACCTTCGCCGCCGACCGTGGCGTCGAGGTCCTGTTCGGCTTCCCGAACAGCGCCAGCTACCCGGGCTTCGTCACCAAGCTCGACTGGGACCACACCGGTGACGTCCCGCACCATTCCCGGGTGCTGCGGCCGTCCGCGCACCCGCGGGTACCCGGCTGGGCCGGGCGCGCGGCCGACCTGGCCGCGCGGCTCATCCCCTCGGGGGCTAGGGCGTGTCTCCATAAGGTGAGCGTGGTTGTCGGGGATTGTTGGCGTCATGTCACGAACCCGGGTCCTCACCGACGCCCAGTGGGCGTTGATCTCACCGTTGATGCCGTCCTCGGATGGCAAGCAGGGCAAGCCTTTTCGTGATCACCGGCAGGTGGTCGAGGGGATCATCTACCGGTACCGCACCGGAATCGCGTGGCGTGACCTGCCAGCGGAGTTCGGGCCGTGGCAGACGGTGTGGAAGCGGCACCGGCGCCTTGCCGGGGACGGCACCTGGGACCGGGTCCTTGCCGCGTTGCTGGCCGGCGCGAACGCTGCCGGGCTGATCGACTGGGAGGTCAGCGTGGACTCCACCGTCACCCGCGCTCATCAGCACGGCACGAACCTGCCCCGAGCTGCGCAGGTCACAGGGGGACCTACCGAACTACAAGAATCTGGGCGAGGAGCCGCCTGACCACGCCGTCGGCCGCTCCCGCGGTGGCTTGTCGACCAAGATCCACCAGCTGTGCGACGGCCACGGCCGGCCGCTGGTCATCCTGCTGGGACCGGGGCAGGGCAGCGACTCGCGGATGTTCCCGCACCTGCTGGACGCTCTACGCGTCCCCCGGCACGGCCGCGGACGTCCCCGCACCACCCCCGATGCGGTGCTGGGCGACAAGGCGTACTCCAGCCGCGGACACCGCGCTCTGCCGCGCCGGCGGGGCATCACCGCAGTCATCGCCGAACCCGAGGACCAGAAGGCCAACCGCAAACGCCGCGGCGCCAAGGGCGGCAGACCCCCGGCGTTCGACGAGCAGCGGTACAAGAACCGCAACGTCGTCGAACGTAGCTTCAACACCTTCAAGCAGTGGCGGGCCCTGGCCACCCGCTACGACTGTGAGGATGGACGAGTGCCGCCCCGGGTCGTGGTCTGGCCCGCGTTACGACTGGCCTTGGGTGCCTTGAGTTTGATCTGTCGACCGCGCGCCCGGGGC encodes the following:
- a CDS encoding LCP family protein gives rise to the protein MSASMSASTGRLPGVGRQERARYVRARYSDPRGDLGRAERQRQFLGAVMKQAARPSTVLLPWRWWGFTHTATSSVVVGEDTSLLDSYRILSTMRKVSSDQALSLVVPLSSTSTTTSAGSSVIWDDERADALFTMLREGTPIDSPPAGTDGRPRG
- a CDS encoding glycosyltransferase, whose translation is MSRRRPPGATRVAIASRLFPPESGAAAYRLGALARALTDRGVEVDVVTTRPPHGQVPSDAPGVRASRWPVLRDAGGNVRGYVQFASFDGPLLLRLLLRRRPDVVVVEPPPTTGTVVRLATTLRRVPYVYYAGDVSSTAAEGIGVPHAVVRVLRRVERFAMGGAVEVLAVSEGVAEEVRRLTRGRVPVPVVGTGVDTEVFAPVAPVAQAGDAIDASPPTVVYAGTMSEVHGASVFVEAFARVADEVPHARLVVFGQGTQEDELRALAARLVPGRVEFHGVVPGAVVARAMTTARAGLASLHPNVGYNYAFPTKMFAATACGAPVVYAGPGPGSAMVVEHRLGWACRWDVDEVAAALRSALVVPPTPEDRERLTAWTVAHASQRAVAATAADVVLRAAGA
- a CDS encoding GNAT family N-acetyltransferase translates to MTNPGKDPYPMPRTPRTWTVRPGTAEDASALQEPFHVVFAHDRGEEHHSWKFDANPAGPPVLAVAEDDGRLVGQYALWPVRLAVGSEVLLGAQSLDTMTHPDYRGQGMFTTLAKEAMTFAADRGVEVLFGFPNSASYPGFVTKLDWDHTGDVPHHSRVLRPSAHPRVPGWAGRAADLAARLIPSGARACLHKVSVVVGDCWRHVTNPGPHRRPVGVDLTVDAVLGWQAGQAFS